A stretch of the Amia ocellicauda isolate fAmiCal2 chromosome 10, fAmiCal2.hap1, whole genome shotgun sequence genome encodes the following:
- the LOC136760031 gene encoding cysteine and histidine-rich domain-containing protein 1: protein MELLCYNKGCGERFTAQSNSDDACLHHPGVPIFHDALKGWSCCKKKTTDFSEFLSIKGCTRGRHSNEKPQETLQPEVTSDKANGSRLQAEDKVILREPKSAEALQRERPSSDEPKTKLPVRVSQSLAQALEKLSLSEMQKKKEQESQAVMPGTRCKNAGCKTVYSGPETDGETCLHHPGVPVFHEGFKYWNCCCIRTTDFNAFLDQKGCSTGKHTWVPKQDKKKVACRYDWHQTSRQVVVTVYAKNAVPDQSYVETNRTVMTVHIQFESDKLFHKDFHLWGVASVEQSFVNMVPSKVEVTLVKADPVSWAKLEDPRAHVELAEGLQESEESEDVRPDWDISDDDISESDEEFQ, encoded by the exons ATGGAGCTGCTGTGTTACAACAAGGGCTGCGGGGAGCGCTTCACAGCCCAGAGCAACTCTGACG ACGCTTGTCTTCATCACCCGGGTGTCCCAATATTCCACGATGCTCTGAAG GGCTGGTCGTGCTGCAAGAAGAAGACCACTGACTTCTCCGAGTTCCTGTCCATAAAG GGTTGCACCCGCGGCCGCCACAGCAATGAGAAGCCCCAGGAGACTTTGCAGCCCGAGGTGACGTCTGACAAAGCGAACGGCTCCCGACTCCAAGCTGAGGATAAGGTCATCCTCCGGGAGCCCAAGTCTGCCGAggccctgcagagagagaggcccAG TTCGGACGAGCCCAAGACCAAACTGCCGGTCAGGGTGTCGCAGTCTCTCGCGCAGGCCCTGGAGAAGCTCAGTCTCTCGGAGATGCAGAAGAAAAAGGAGCAAG AGAGCCAAGCTGTGATGCCCGGCACGAGGTGCAAGAACGCTGGCTGCAAGACG GTCTACAGTGGCCCGGAGACGGATGGCGAGACCTGCCTGCACCATCCCGGGGTGCCCGTTTTCCATGAGGG CTTTAAATACTGGAACTGCTGCTGCATCAGAACCACAGACTTCAATGCTTTCCTGGATCAGAagggctgcagtacagggaagCACACCTGGGTCCCCAAACAG GACAAGAAGAAGGTGGCATGCCGGTATGACTGGCACCAGACCAGCAGGCAGGTGGTGGTCACTGTGTATGCCAAGAACGCCGTCCCTGACCAGTCTTACGTGGAGACAAACCGCACCGTG ATGACAGTTCACATCCAGTTCGAGAGCGATAAACTCTTTCACAAGGATTTTCACCTCTGGGGG GTGGCCAGTGTGGAACAGAGCTTTGTGAACATGGTGCCCAGCAAGGTGGAGGTGACCCTTGTTAAGGCCGACCCTGTGTCCTGGGCCAAGCTGGAAGACCCTCGCGCCCACGTGGAGCTGGCCGAAGGACTGCAGGAGAGCGAGGAGAGCGAAGATGTGCGGCCTGACTGGGACATCTCCGACGATGACATCAGCGAGTCCGATGAGGAGTTTCAGTAG